A section of the Microbulbifer pacificus genome encodes:
- a CDS encoding oligosaccharide flippase family protein, producing the protein MLQKKIISIAGLALVEKAIKLFFLLFLSRLLEPWEFGVVAAASVVVYFADMFANLGFAACLIQLEKISKETVRVALTLTMAVVSLISVCFYWTLPQVSVWVGVPELQSMGGALIVILIARGFSSVSGALLQRDMKASLLMRSSIVSYLVGMLLVAGPMIYSGYGFWSLIYGMVVESLVHTVICYCAARHSIIPLLRKSEIEKLLGKGFGFFITRTINYLALNVDYVIVSKYLGAHFLGLYSRAYRVMEYPSYVYMVAADRVLFPAMAKKQTDQNYLQKTMLKGIFWTFALAAPLSGILAANGENIIRLLLGPTWLEAASVLSILCAFGSYRISYMILNTYVRSVGKVSISSQHSLFLLFAVTVCCYFGVEYGLNGVAWGAGVALLVHGCLYSVRVAIMLNLPWYRFLRIFIIGIPATLAFYLPNYYLLDFLEFHFFLELLVSGILSMVIAVILVELNLLCSPESKFRHFHEFVLQFSESFRLGQKAAK; encoded by the coding sequence TTGTTACAAAAAAAAATTATTTCAATTGCTGGACTGGCCTTAGTCGAAAAGGCAATAAAACTGTTTTTCCTACTTTTCCTCTCTAGATTATTGGAGCCTTGGGAGTTTGGGGTTGTTGCAGCTGCAAGTGTTGTAGTCTACTTTGCTGATATGTTTGCAAATTTAGGATTTGCTGCATGCCTGATTCAGCTGGAAAAAATTTCTAAAGAGACTGTTCGCGTTGCTCTGACGCTGACAATGGCCGTCGTTTCTCTTATTTCTGTCTGTTTTTACTGGACACTTCCCCAGGTGTCTGTATGGGTGGGTGTCCCTGAACTGCAATCGATGGGTGGTGCATTGATTGTAATTCTAATAGCGAGGGGGTTCTCAAGCGTCTCAGGAGCTCTTCTGCAGCGTGATATGAAGGCGAGTTTACTGATGAGAAGCAGTATCGTTTCTTATCTAGTTGGCATGCTGTTAGTTGCCGGACCAATGATTTATTCAGGTTACGGTTTCTGGTCCTTGATTTACGGAATGGTGGTTGAATCTTTAGTTCATACCGTTATTTGCTACTGTGCGGCCAGACATTCAATTATCCCCCTGCTAAGAAAAAGTGAAATAGAAAAATTATTAGGGAAAGGGTTCGGGTTTTTCATTACTCGAACAATCAACTATCTCGCTTTGAATGTCGATTATGTAATTGTGTCAAAATATTTGGGTGCCCACTTCCTGGGGCTATATAGTCGAGCTTATAGGGTTATGGAATACCCGTCATACGTTTATATGGTCGCGGCGGATCGAGTTCTATTCCCTGCGATGGCAAAAAAACAGACTGATCAAAACTATTTGCAAAAAACGATGCTCAAAGGCATTTTCTGGACATTCGCATTAGCTGCCCCTCTGTCGGGTATCTTGGCTGCAAATGGGGAAAACATTATAAGGCTTTTGTTGGGCCCCACTTGGTTAGAGGCAGCCAGCGTACTTTCGATTTTATGTGCATTCGGAAGCTACAGAATTTCATACATGATACTGAACACGTATGTCCGCTCGGTGGGGAAAGTATCAATATCATCCCAGCACTCTCTTTTCTTACTTTTTGCTGTAACAGTTTGTTGCTACTTCGGGGTCGAATACGGTTTAAATGGCGTGGCTTGGGGCGCTGGTGTTGCTCTTTTGGTTCACGGTTGTTTATATTCTGTTCGTGTTGCAATTATGTTGAATCTGCCCTGGTATCGGTTTTTGCGAATTTTCATTATTGGGATTCCGGCAACGCTAGCATTTTACCTTCCCAACTATTACCTCCTCGATTTTCTGGAATTTCATTTTTTCTTGGAATTATTGGTGAGTGGTATTTTATCAATGGTTATTGCGGTCATATTGGTTGAGTTAAACCTCCTGTGTTCTCCTGAATCAAAGTTTCGACATTTTCATGAGTTCGTGTTGCAATTTTCTGAAAGTTTCCGTCTTGGGCAAAAGGCAGCTAAATGA
- a CDS encoding glycosyltransferase family 4 protein, whose translation MTKVLMVTAQYMPDVYGGAEKQCRRIATELQSSGVEVTVLTSTQKWRVDESNESLKVKRIYTLFPPDLLGRWLFFSIYWLVAATCWAIWNRNKFDIIHCHQGKFGAFVGCFIGKLLNKPTIIKIGNSNQHMDLVCLKKKFFIGPILVRLILKSNPVFVAITSVIAENLKKFGCKRIVCIPNGIDTALLNSLSPKKTRVKKTDSIILFYHGRIEEIKRIDILLRAFEIVFHSDFDLKLHLVGDGTALVETKRWAQKLGLQDSIVFHGAREDVIEVISHFDVFVNASEAEGFSNSLLEALLLGKVLVSTPVSGASDVIEDGKNGAVAENFSPERLAEAILMGVKVYKEHAGAVIDHNKNLVTEKFRMPLVAEKYKNLYGTLGDPYKISIKMPENTFTEN comes from the coding sequence ATGACAAAAGTTTTAATGGTAACGGCCCAGTATATGCCTGATGTCTATGGCGGAGCCGAAAAGCAATGTAGACGCATCGCAACAGAGCTGCAGAGTTCTGGTGTGGAAGTTACCGTGCTTACGTCAACTCAAAAGTGGCGTGTCGATGAATCAAACGAGTCATTGAAGGTCAAAAGAATTTACACGTTATTTCCTCCGGATTTACTTGGTCGGTGGCTGTTTTTTTCAATCTATTGGCTCGTAGCTGCTACATGTTGGGCAATTTGGAATCGAAACAAGTTCGATATTATTCACTGTCATCAAGGTAAGTTTGGCGCGTTCGTAGGGTGCTTTATCGGTAAGCTGCTTAACAAGCCGACAATAATAAAAATTGGCAATTCCAATCAGCATATGGACCTTGTATGTTTGAAGAAAAAATTTTTTATTGGCCCTATTTTGGTTCGACTCATTCTAAAATCTAACCCGGTTTTTGTTGCTATAACATCTGTGATTGCAGAGAACCTTAAAAAATTCGGCTGCAAAAGAATCGTATGCATCCCTAACGGAATTGACACAGCCTTACTAAATAGTCTCTCCCCAAAAAAAACACGTGTAAAGAAGACGGACTCAATTATCCTTTTTTATCATGGACGAATCGAGGAGATAAAACGAATAGATATTTTGTTGCGAGCATTTGAAATCGTCTTCCATAGTGATTTTGATTTAAAGTTACATCTTGTCGGCGATGGAACGGCACTAGTGGAAACTAAAAGATGGGCACAAAAGTTAGGTTTGCAAGATTCAATAGTATTCCATGGTGCACGTGAGGACGTTATTGAAGTGATTTCCCATTTTGATGTATTTGTGAATGCATCTGAAGCTGAAGGCTTCTCCAACTCGTTACTAGAAGCTTTGCTTTTGGGGAAAGTGTTAGTTTCCACACCTGTAAGCGGCGCTTCAGATGTTATCGAAGATGGCAAAAATGGCGCTGTTGCTGAGAACTTTTCTCCCGAGAGGTTAGCTGAGGCGATCTTGATGGGCGTCAAAGTCTACAAAGAACATGCAGGAGCAGTCATTGACCACAATAAAAATCTTGTTACAGAAAAATTTCGTATGCCACTAGTGGCAGAAAAATACAAAAATTTATATGGGACTTTAGGAGATCCATATAAAATCTCAATAAAAATGCCAGAAAATACGTTCACAGAAAACTAA
- a CDS encoding glycosyltransferase, whose translation MKILIGMTRSDTVVSGSFKHICQIGERFRQEGIDVTYVLGGDGSAAQALEQRGYRVYKLKNLRRDLNIWFDFIALLQLIWVIFKVRPKICSWHTAKIGALGRIASVLTFRKNYYVPHGVPFVNTPENRGYKKFQLLERILAFLPGTIVGVCQFDKNEYLRIGVPDRKVKVIYNGMAGRKKIHGIAERPRGTQVKFITAARFEVQKDYVTLAKAVEKLHESGANFSLDIYGDGQMEAEVKSLFAALPPEVITFKGVVPDFSVKLAESDIFVLSSHWEGLPRSIIEAMACGKAVIATDVGGSRELINHQLTGYLVPHKDVAALHDCMRTYVEDKDKISQHGKNGFNNYFINFTLEKMLDRYVDEYFGGEYGGVESQGEVA comes from the coding sequence ATGAAAATATTAATAGGTATGACCAGGTCTGATACGGTCGTTTCTGGTTCTTTTAAGCATATCTGCCAAATTGGCGAACGGTTCCGGCAGGAAGGCATTGATGTTACATATGTTTTGGGGGGAGACGGCAGTGCAGCGCAAGCTTTGGAGCAGCGTGGATATCGAGTTTATAAGCTCAAGAATCTAAGACGAGATTTGAATATCTGGTTTGATTTCATTGCGCTACTTCAATTAATTTGGGTGATATTTAAAGTTAGGCCGAAGATTTGCTCCTGGCATACGGCAAAAATTGGTGCTTTGGGGCGAATAGCATCTGTGCTGACGTTCCGCAAAAACTACTATGTCCCGCATGGTGTTCCTTTTGTTAACACCCCGGAAAATAGGGGCTACAAAAAATTCCAATTACTTGAGCGTATTTTGGCCTTTCTTCCAGGGACGATAGTAGGCGTATGCCAATTTGATAAAAATGAATATCTAAGAATTGGCGTTCCGGATCGCAAGGTAAAAGTGATCTACAACGGTATGGCAGGTAGAAAGAAAATTCATGGTATAGCTGAGCGTCCTCGTGGAACTCAGGTTAAGTTTATTACTGCTGCTAGATTTGAGGTGCAAAAAGATTATGTCACTTTGGCAAAGGCCGTGGAAAAATTGCATGAATCGGGTGCCAATTTTAGCCTTGATATTTATGGCGATGGCCAAATGGAAGCAGAAGTGAAGTCATTGTTTGCAGCCCTACCTCCGGAAGTTATTACTTTTAAGGGCGTTGTTCCTGATTTTTCTGTCAAGTTGGCGGAGTCTGACATTTTCGTCCTTTCTAGCCATTGGGAAGGATTGCCCAGAAGTATTATAGAAGCTATGGCGTGCGGTAAAGCGGTTATCGCCACTGATGTGGGTGGAAGTCGTGAACTCATTAACCATCAATTAACTGGATATTTGGTCCCCCATAAAGATGTAGCAGCATTACATGATTGCATGCGCACTTATGTCGAAGACAAAGATAAAATTTCACAGCATGGCAAGAACGGGTTTAATAATTATTTTATCAACTTTACTCTTGAAAAAATGCTTGATCGTTATGTCGACGAGTATTTCGGTGGTGAATATGGTGGTGTCGAATCACAGGGTGAAGTTGCCTAA
- a CDS encoding glycosyltransferase family 2 protein, whose product MFKLSLICPMYKVSGYLPDLIESLLVGANSPQVEVIFVDDCCPEGSGDVCEQLLNSFSRRVEFQWQLLRLDVNQGLGEARNCGMKLASGDYIGFVDSDDVVMPSYWATLHDSIKLNNRPQIIEFGYSEFRDYENISVESKLRLPYKSCFQPFYTGFFAWSRIYRADLIDGMRFIHRTYEDIAFVSSSFINAQSIFLVNEALVGYRKRSGSITAHRNSSYSCILANLVDAYSRLNSKIRDDGRFSALIFYKIFVILLKGTRIADRSERRSFFLKCQPPISEASEIFFGSGALGFFRRQLLSLALVIGVRY is encoded by the coding sequence ATGTTCAAACTTAGCCTTATTTGCCCGATGTACAAAGTTTCTGGATATCTTCCTGATCTTATTGAAAGTCTCCTAGTCGGCGCTAATTCACCCCAAGTCGAAGTCATATTCGTAGATGATTGTTGCCCAGAGGGGTCCGGCGATGTTTGCGAGCAGTTGCTAAATAGTTTTTCCCGTCGGGTAGAATTTCAGTGGCAGTTGTTGAGGTTAGATGTGAACCAAGGACTAGGGGAGGCAAGAAACTGTGGGATGAAGTTGGCTAGCGGTGACTATATTGGGTTTGTCGACTCAGATGATGTCGTTATGCCATCGTATTGGGCGACTTTACACGATTCGATTAAGCTGAATAATCGCCCTCAAATTATTGAATTTGGTTATTCTGAATTCAGGGATTACGAAAATATCAGTGTCGAATCGAAGCTTCGACTGCCTTATAAATCGTGTTTTCAGCCATTTTATACAGGATTTTTCGCCTGGTCACGAATTTACCGTGCAGATTTGATTGATGGAATGAGGTTCATACATCGTACGTATGAAGATATCGCTTTTGTTTCGAGCTCTTTCATTAACGCACAAAGCATTTTTTTGGTAAATGAAGCACTAGTCGGTTATAGAAAGCGCTCGGGTTCTATTACAGCACACCGAAACTCAAGTTATTCATGCATTTTGGCTAATCTCGTAGATGCCTATTCTAGGCTAAATTCCAAAATACGAGATGATGGTCGTTTTAGTGCTCTGATCTTTTATAAGATTTTTGTGATACTTCTGAAGGGGACTCGAATAGCTGACCGATCAGAAAGGCGCTCCTTTTTCCTTAAGTGCCAGCCACCCATTTCTGAAGCTAGTGAAATATTCTTTGGTTCGGGGGCTTTAGGTTTTTTTCGTAGGCAATTGTTATCACTCGCCCTCGTTATAGGGGTGAGATATTAG
- a CDS encoding O-antigen ligase family protein: MVPSSIFFVADRFSLIFGVNRKLFFSLLLIPLALLDIRFSVSGMIVRVSDLYLLGIFAVFWLFERSFWSYAVYKLSAFLPFFLYVSAVLLLGDSFNGFKQVIQWGLVLMWPVCLSYCLRPSDENFLKVFRFFLLVCATIVVFMHWRQGYFVGYKHLGDMKYAFGLFFVVSAIGVKCFHGMKSWSYLAVATILLIASLERKGIVVGSLAVVLFWCLTRSVAVRRAFPLVASLCMIGCIFSAVFVYEIAVENVAIYTYGLDESEAAWHSNLHRMNLLGNGVEIFYAHPWFGVGADQLKYKMVNFYFNTGLALYTHNWYLDFLVEYGLLGVLLFFGVPLLLLRKIKLIDSFDCVCAVLATYCFVVPVFMANGTTSMLIWLTSLGLFLCLALKSRLA; encoded by the coding sequence ATGGTTCCTTCATCAATTTTTTTTGTTGCTGATAGATTCAGTCTTATTTTTGGCGTCAATCGAAAGTTGTTCTTTTCATTACTGCTTATACCGCTAGCCCTGCTTGATATTAGGTTTTCGGTCAGTGGCATGATTGTCCGGGTTTCTGATTTGTATCTTCTGGGAATATTTGCAGTTTTTTGGTTGTTTGAGCGGTCGTTCTGGAGTTACGCGGTCTACAAGCTTTCAGCTTTTCTTCCTTTTTTTTTGTATGTTTCTGCCGTTTTACTTCTGGGTGATTCATTCAACGGATTCAAGCAGGTAATCCAATGGGGGCTGGTCCTTATGTGGCCGGTGTGTCTGTCATACTGCCTGAGGCCCTCAGACGAAAATTTCCTTAAAGTTTTCCGATTTTTCTTGTTGGTGTGTGCGACGATAGTTGTGTTTATGCATTGGAGACAGGGGTATTTTGTCGGCTATAAACACTTGGGAGATATGAAATACGCGTTTGGGTTATTTTTCGTGGTTTCCGCGATTGGGGTTAAGTGTTTCCATGGTATGAAGTCTTGGTCCTATTTGGCGGTCGCTACCATTCTTTTGATTGCTTCACTGGAGCGAAAGGGGATAGTGGTTGGAAGCCTAGCGGTGGTTTTATTCTGGTGTTTAACGCGGTCGGTAGCGGTGAGGCGCGCTTTCCCCTTAGTGGCTTCACTGTGTATGATCGGTTGTATTTTTTCAGCCGTTTTTGTCTATGAGATTGCAGTTGAAAATGTCGCCATATACACCTATGGCTTGGATGAGTCGGAGGCGGCTTGGCATTCAAATCTCCATCGAATGAATTTGCTCGGTAATGGAGTTGAAATCTTTTACGCTCATCCTTGGTTTGGGGTTGGAGCGGACCAGCTGAAATATAAAATGGTTAATTTCTATTTTAATACAGGGCTCGCCTTGTATACGCATAACTGGTATCTTGATTTTTTGGTTGAGTATGGGCTTTTGGGGGTCCTACTTTTTTTCGGGGTGCCACTCCTGCTTCTCCGTAAGATAAAGTTAATCGACAGCTTCGATTGCGTTTGCGCGGTTTTGGCAACCTATTGTTTTGTTGTTCCTGTGTTTATGGCTAATGGCACTACGTCGATGCTGATTTGGTTGACATCCCTTGGTTTGTTTTTGTGTCTTGCATTAAAAAGTCGTCTTGCATGA
- a CDS encoding glycosyltransferase family 4 protein: MKSLYLVSIYYQKDRVTGANKRFDELGKRHLRSGRFYVTVVVAQGQKPDWCPESNVIYVRPYKSKLQRLATWLDLSFKLLCLKPGVVYSDFQPVPLLLTLRHAHYQLIHDLRNWTNFGRKGLGLFSSLFQQIQLKMAHFVVTVSEFSKADVISKCGISKDKVLVAYNGLSESYFDSGSLHNYYDYDVVYVATFEPRKNHILLIRALEHCPPDTKVVFIGRDLGSLGEIKKYIESSASACVRSIQIFDSIGEEDLLKLYRSTKTFVSPAFFEGFGMPLIEAAACRAQVLCSDIEVFKEIMGEAAIYFDPHNPQELSRHLNLVLSDKVPNKPFDPSRFHWDHICEKLEKQFEANGYV; encoded by the coding sequence ATGAAGTCATTATATTTAGTTTCTATCTACTATCAAAAGGATCGTGTGACTGGTGCCAATAAGCGCTTCGATGAGCTTGGAAAGCGTCATCTGCGCAGTGGTAGATTTTATGTTACGGTCGTCGTGGCTCAGGGACAGAAGCCGGATTGGTGTCCAGAAAGCAATGTCATTTATGTTCGGCCGTATAAATCGAAGTTGCAACGACTCGCGACTTGGCTGGACTTAAGTTTCAAACTATTGTGTTTAAAACCAGGTGTGGTTTACTCTGATTTTCAGCCTGTTCCGCTACTTCTGACGTTAAGGCATGCCCATTACCAGCTGATCCATGATTTGCGCAATTGGACAAATTTTGGTCGGAAAGGATTGGGGTTGTTTTCCAGTTTATTTCAGCAGATCCAGCTTAAAATGGCGCATTTTGTAGTTACAGTTTCAGAATTTTCTAAAGCTGACGTGATTTCAAAGTGCGGCATTAGTAAGGATAAAGTGTTGGTTGCGTATAATGGTCTTTCTGAAAGCTATTTCGATAGTGGGTCACTACATAATTATTACGATTACGATGTGGTATATGTCGCGACTTTTGAACCTAGGAAAAACCATATCTTATTAATTCGGGCGCTTGAACACTGCCCTCCAGATACAAAGGTGGTATTCATCGGAAGGGATCTTGGATCTTTGGGTGAAATTAAAAAATATATTGAGTCATCTGCAAGTGCTTGTGTCCGCTCAATTCAAATATTCGACTCAATTGGCGAAGAAGATTTGCTTAAATTGTATAGGTCTACCAAAACTTTTGTGAGTCCAGCTTTTTTCGAGGGCTTTGGTATGCCATTGATAGAGGCGGCAGCATGCCGTGCTCAAGTTTTGTGTTCTGATATTGAAGTATTTAAGGAAATTATGGGAGAGGCTGCAATTTATTTTGACCCTCATAACCCGCAAGAGTTAAGTCGCCACTTGAATTTAGTACTTTCGGACAAGGTTCCTAACAAGCCATTTGACCCTTCCCGTTTCCACTGGGATCACATATGCGAAAAACTAGAAAAGCAGTTTGAAGCGAATGGATATGTATAA
- a CDS encoding mannose-1-phosphate guanylyltransferase/mannose-6-phosphate isomerase codes for MILPVVMAGGSGTRLWPLSRKLFPKQFLPLIDEASMLQSTCARLQGIESQPPLLICGDDHRFIVAEQLREAGIGHSGILLEPVGRNTAPAVALAALRATAGDEEDPLLLVLAADHAIKDLAAFQAAVMRSVPQADAGKLVTFGIVPTAPETGYGYIRKAQALNADGNAFAVAEFVEKPDQATAEEYLRSGDFYWNSGMFLFRASRYLEELAKFRPDILAACEKALRGASFDVDFVRPAKEVFLACADESIDYAVMEHTRDAVVVPMGCGWSDLGSWSALWEVSEKDEQGNSAKGDVILQDSRNCFVQSDGKLIATVGLDDVVVVESDDAILVAAKDRVQDIKKVVERLKAEGRSEALLHRKVYRPWGCYDSVDKGERFQVKRIVVNPGAQLSLQMHHHRAEHWIVVSGTAMVTCGEKEFLVTENQSTYIPLGEVHRLENPGSIPLELIEVQSGSYLGEDDIVRLEDRYARV; via the coding sequence ATGATACTTCCCGTAGTTATGGCTGGCGGTTCTGGCACCCGCCTTTGGCCCCTTTCCCGCAAGCTTTTTCCGAAGCAGTTTTTACCGCTGATTGATGAGGCAAGTATGCTGCAGAGTACCTGCGCACGCCTGCAGGGCATTGAATCCCAGCCACCGCTGCTGATCTGTGGGGATGATCACCGCTTTATCGTGGCTGAGCAATTGCGCGAAGCTGGCATTGGTCACAGCGGAATCCTGCTGGAACCGGTCGGCCGTAATACCGCGCCAGCGGTGGCACTGGCGGCGCTGCGCGCGACTGCAGGCGATGAGGAAGATCCATTGCTGCTGGTGTTGGCCGCGGACCACGCCATCAAGGATTTAGCTGCCTTCCAGGCTGCGGTTATGCGCTCTGTACCGCAGGCAGATGCCGGTAAGCTGGTAACCTTTGGGATAGTGCCAACCGCGCCGGAAACCGGTTATGGGTATATCCGCAAGGCGCAGGCTTTGAATGCTGACGGTAATGCCTTTGCGGTTGCGGAGTTTGTGGAAAAGCCGGATCAGGCGACTGCTGAGGAATACCTGCGCAGCGGTGACTTCTACTGGAATAGCGGCATGTTCCTGTTCCGCGCCAGCCGTTACCTGGAAGAGCTTGCTAAGTTCCGCCCGGATATTCTTGCCGCGTGCGAAAAAGCCCTGCGGGGTGCGTCTTTTGATGTGGACTTTGTACGCCCGGCAAAAGAGGTGTTCCTGGCATGCGCCGATGAATCCATTGATTACGCGGTAATGGAGCACACTCGCGATGCGGTAGTGGTACCCATGGGCTGTGGCTGGAGCGATCTGGGTTCCTGGTCTGCACTGTGGGAAGTGTCTGAGAAGGATGAACAGGGTAACTCGGCGAAAGGCGACGTAATCCTGCAGGATAGCCGCAATTGTTTTGTGCAAAGTGACGGTAAACTGATTGCAACCGTGGGCCTGGATGATGTGGTTGTGGTGGAAAGCGATGATGCCATTCTGGTCGCCGCTAAAGACCGCGTGCAGGATATCAAGAAAGTCGTTGAGCGCCTGAAGGCGGAAGGTCGCTCCGAGGCGCTGCTGCACCGAAAGGTGTACCGCCCCTGGGGCTGTTACGATTCCGTGGATAAAGGCGAGCGCTTCCAGGTGAAGCGGATTGTGGTAAACCCCGGTGCACAGTTGAGCCTGCAGATGCACCACCACCGCGCGGAGCACTGGATTGTGGTTTCCGGTACGGCGATGGTGACCTGCGGCGAAAAGGAATTTCTGGTAACCGAAAACCAGAGTACCTATATCCCGCTGGGTGAGGTGCACCGCCTGGAGAATCCGGGCAGCATCCCGCTGGAATTGATCGAGGTGCAGTCCGGTTCCTATTTAGGGGAAGACGATATCGTGCGGCTCGAAGACCGATATGCCCGCGTATAA
- a CDS encoding VanZ family protein has protein sequence MIELAPPACRWGFVFLTLSGYLGTFFSVIEIRHVKLLARLLFICVLGVALFAGAKPKPVPQVVPHFDLMLHCGVFAVLALLWGMAVSRRRWIWGLAGLLFLGAGLELWQGCMMPARTASLADMAANTLGVFVGTVVFLIFLARFLPNKN, from the coding sequence GTGATCGAATTGGCCCCGCCGGCTTGCCGTTGGGGCTTTGTTTTTTTGACCCTTTCGGGCTATTTAGGAACTTTTTTTTCTGTGATAGAAATTCGTCACGTGAAGTTATTGGCTCGCCTTCTGTTTATTTGTGTGTTGGGCGTTGCGCTATTCGCGGGCGCGAAGCCCAAGCCTGTGCCTCAAGTTGTTCCCCATTTTGATCTTATGTTGCACTGCGGTGTATTTGCGGTGCTGGCATTGCTTTGGGGTATGGCAGTATCGCGCCGCCGGTGGATATGGGGGCTTGCTGGCCTGTTGTTTTTAGGTGCGGGTTTGGAACTCTGGCAGGGCTGTATGATGCCTGCGCGTACGGCTTCGCTAGCGGATATGGCAGCTAATACTTTGGGTGTTTTTGTTGGGACTGTTGTTTTTTTGATATTTTTGGCCCGTTTCTTGCCTAATAAAAATTGA
- a CDS encoding undecaprenyl-phosphate glucose phosphotransferase, with protein sequence MGERVVDQGWIRSHQSGLAAVYRLLDMLLILGTLIVCCQFFDIAVSKDWLIAGLVAAVAFAFMAESLNLYRSWRADSYLHMFSSTAISWLAVCLLLLVISYFSKNAHIFSRLAVGCWFLGTLALLAGWRFAFRQILFYLRTHDHNTRSAVVIGVTDSGIRLFRDLAHEPQLGIRVKGFYRVPGSDACGQAFGLVGNVPVMGDVTAAVAAAKAGELDLVYIALPMREEPRIAEILHAFADTTATVHVATDLFVNNLLHARFYQVGSTSLLSVHDTPIEGVNSWLKRMEDLVLSSIILLLISPLMLAIAASIKLTSKGPVIFKQHRYGLDGRPIKVWKFRSMTTQDNGDTVVQAKKGDARITPVGAFLRRTSLDELPQFINVLQGRMSIVGPRPHAVAHNEQYRAVVNGYMLRHKVKPGITGWAQVNGWRGETDTVEKMSKRVEHDLQYIRNWSLWLDIRIVWMTLFRGFVGSNAY encoded by the coding sequence ATGGGGGAAAGAGTAGTGGATCAGGGATGGATCCGCAGCCACCAGTCTGGTTTGGCTGCAGTGTACCGATTACTGGATATGCTGTTGATCCTCGGTACGCTCATTGTTTGTTGTCAATTCTTTGACATTGCCGTAAGCAAGGATTGGCTGATAGCCGGCTTGGTGGCGGCGGTTGCCTTTGCCTTTATGGCGGAGTCGCTGAATCTTTACCGTTCTTGGCGAGCAGACAGCTACCTACACATGTTTAGTAGTACTGCCATCTCATGGTTGGCGGTTTGCTTACTGCTGTTAGTGATTTCCTATTTTTCCAAAAACGCCCATATCTTTTCTCGCCTTGCGGTGGGCTGCTGGTTTTTGGGGACGCTGGCACTTCTGGCGGGTTGGCGCTTTGCATTCCGGCAGATACTGTTTTATCTCCGCACCCATGATCACAATACCCGCTCAGCGGTTGTGATTGGTGTGACGGATTCCGGTATACGTTTGTTCCGCGACTTGGCCCACGAGCCGCAATTGGGTATTCGCGTAAAGGGCTTTTACCGGGTGCCAGGTTCGGATGCCTGTGGGCAGGCTTTTGGCTTGGTCGGCAACGTCCCGGTTATGGGGGATGTCACTGCAGCGGTGGCGGCTGCAAAGGCAGGCGAGCTGGACTTGGTTTATATCGCCCTGCCTATGCGTGAGGAGCCGCGTATTGCCGAAATCCTGCACGCTTTTGCCGACACCACGGCCACTGTACATGTTGCGACAGATCTGTTTGTAAATAATTTACTGCACGCACGTTTTTACCAGGTAGGTAGTACCAGTTTGCTGAGTGTACACGATACCCCTATCGAGGGGGTCAACAGCTGGCTCAAGCGTATGGAGGACCTGGTGTTGTCTTCCATCATCCTGTTGCTGATTTCACCGTTGATGCTGGCTATAGCGGCTTCGATCAAATTGACCTCCAAGGGTCCGGTGATTTTTAAGCAGCACCGCTACGGTCTGGATGGCCGGCCCATCAAAGTGTGGAAGTTCCGCTCCATGACCACCCAGGACAATGGCGATACCGTGGTGCAGGCAAAGAAGGGCGATGCTCGTATCACCCCGGTGGGCGCCTTCCTGCGTCGCACTTCCCTTGACGAGCTGCCGCAATTCATCAACGTATTGCAGGGCCGTATGAGCATCGTCGGCCCGCGCCCGCACGCGGTGGCGCACAACGAGCAGTACCGCGCGGTGGTGAACGGCTACATGCTGCGGCACAAGGTGAAGCCGGGTATTACCGGCTGGGCCCAGGTGAATGGCTGGCGCGGCGAGACGGATACTGTGGAAAAAATGAGCAAGCGGGTGGAGCACGATCTGCAATACATCCGCAACTGGTCCCTCTGGTTGGATATCCGCATTGTGTGGATGACCTTGTTCAGGGGATTTGTGGGTAGCAATGCCTATTGA